AGAAAGTAAAATCCCGCCTTCAAGCCGGCAGGATCGTCCCGGACGACCTGGAAAGACTCCAAAACTTCGCATTGCGAGACGATATCGAGCGAACGTCCCTTGGCCAGAAAGTAGTCGGCATAGCTGAAGGTTTCGACCCGCCCGCCAAACCGGGACGGGATCCGCCTCGCCCCTTTGGCCAAAACCCGGATCTTGCCGTGCTCCCTGGAAAAGAGGGTCACCAGCTTGTCGGCTTCGGCAAACGGCTTGTTCCTTATGCTGATCGCTTTTGTTTTATAGGCAGGCATATTTTAAAAGTTGTCCCTTCTCCCAGG
This DNA window, taken from Candidatus Margulisiibacteriota bacterium, encodes the following:
- the recO gene encoding DNA repair protein RecO gives rise to the protein MPAYKTKAISIRNKPFAEADKLVTLFSREHGKIRVLAKGARRIPSRFGGRVETFSYADYFLAKGRSLDIVSQCEVLESFQVVRDDPAGLKAGFYFLRLIDASTAEGQPNPELFDLLLAGLWRLKEKTDAPRVVVEFEKAFLRIEGIFREGFDPKYCISDHVGRDIREW